The genomic DNA catctaattagactactttcaagtacattaacaatattcTACTAATGAATCCTAGTTATtcagtttaaaatatttcaattgaagtagtttgtcatactaattaatatttaagataaagtttataaatatttttcttctaaaaataaaatatatttagtaattcacttttatttgttaagaaaataaaattaataccctttttggtcatttcacacagtcacagctgttttacataaaagtttaccaaacactatcatactacttttttttccaaaagcacttttacaaaaaagtttaccaaacactttgctactttatttcacagccgtttattctcacagcacagccgtttattctcacagcagctttttttcaaagcacaacaataccaaaccagcccttaataACCAAGAAATATGCACAAGTAGAACTACAGAAACACCAAACAgacaataaatataaaaaaaaaacctgcaaAAATTAATTTGGATGAACGCTATACAGACAATAAAAAGTACTTAACTTGTTTTATATTAAGGGTTTATGTCCGTTTAATGCGTATGgttatataaaattttgtaggcagcttaacttcttttttcaaagcacaacccTCATTTTACACTAATTGGAAAGGAAAAATGTTTAAACTCGGAAATTAGCAGATTTAAGAACAAGACTCTAACtactaagacctggtttggtactgaggtgattctgaaaaaagttgctatcaaaaaaagctgggagctgtttttgtgtttggtaaacactcagcttcagctttttttcacagttttggatgaaaaaaagccaaaaacaagaagctgcaaaacctagatttgaaaaaccagctttttttcacatctgttttacataaaagtttaccaaacactctaatactgcttttttttttcaaaagcacttttacaaaaaagtttaccaaacactctgctgctttatttcacagctgcttattctcatagcacagcagaaacagcttttttttcaaaacacagcaataccaaaccagccctaaagcTTCTACAACTTACTTGTAGTTGGCTAACTTACATGAAACGAAAAGGCCAAAGTTGCTGCATCTCAAACCAATTATGTGGCACTAagtgaaaaactaaaaacacaTGGTTTTGTGTTATACGACGTGTCATCATGGCATTTTTGCGAAATAATAAAATACGTGTGATGTTACACTTACTACATACATATTACAATTCATATCTAATCATTGATTAACGTgcaattcaaatgatgtgattatttatgatttgattattacttaatCATTAATTAACGTATTTACCTTCTATTAATGAcgcatcatttagtttataaattttgtttaaaattttaatctctcaATTCTATTTTCACCAATCCAgctaccaaaaagaaaaaagaattaaatgagactaataattaattaatcacaaAATACTGGGTGAGCATGAATCAACAATTCCCAACCTTCTCGTCTTCCAGAAATACAACTCCGGGTCGAGCTTCTCCGCCGCCGTTCTCGCCGGCTCCGATTTACACCTCGTTAGTGTCAGCGGCCGACCCGACCCGACGAAATCCCAGTCTTTATCTTCGGTGCTCGCCGATTTCGCCATTCTCTCTCGAATTTCGCTCTCCAATTCCCTGAAAAATTCCAACTTTTCTTCGCTCTCCGATTCCAATCTTGATTCCTGACCGGAAATCGACTCCCCTTCTGACGTAGCTTTCTGTTGTGCCTCTGTTTCCTCGGCTCTCACCGGCGACCCCCAAAATCTGCTCGCCAGAGACGACGCCCTGTACGGCGCAGATCTGCATCGGGTTAACAGCAAAGCGTTCTTCGGCGGCGTGGAGGCAGAAGAAGAATAGATGAAAGCTTTGGCCTTTCTTTCGAATTCTTGGTCTTCTTGTTCTTCGATAAAATCTTCCCCATCTGAACAACCTTCAATTGGGTCTTCAAATTTCGATCCAATTTTTGGTGGGTACTCTTTGATTTCGCCTTTTCTGCACAAACCCAGTTGAAAAAAGGGTACCCATTTGGGCCAAACGGGTCGAAAAGACTTGGCCTTGATTTTCCCGGGAAAATGGCGGCAAAACAGGCTGTTTGAGATCCATTTGCACCTTCGTCGGGTCGGAGCTCCAGTGGCCCGTCTAGCTCCTCCGGTCCGCGAATCGCCTTTCTTAGATGACCGCGGGACTCGGACTTGCCCCATGCACGTGACTTTAGGAGAAGATGGCTCTTGGGTTTCGACAGCGGCTGCGGTGGCGTTCTTCTTCCTCACGAACATTGGGCTCGAACGCAACCGGCCTCTGCTTCTGCTCCCGACGTTGGTCCTCAGAAACCTCACCAACGGCGGCGGGAACTTGTCCGTCCGCCCCGGACTCGGTATGGGTTTTGCAGATAGCTTCATTTCCGTCCAACCCGAATAACAATCGGAATGAACGATTGACTTGATTTGCTTCCTCAGGCTTTTGAGATTCAGAAGAAAGAAAGctgctttctttctttctctctgggGAATGGGTGACTGTGGAGAGCTCCGTGTGTTGGCTTccgatttcttttgtttttttctttgaattttttttgtgtctgaAATTTGGTATTTTAATCTTCGAACGGATGGGTGAATAGTGGCTCTATCTCTCTCGgtcagtttctttttttttttttttttttccttccaatttATTAGTATTTTAACTGTtattttgttgggattttgttGAAGCGTACGTGGTGCAGTGGGAGTGAAATATGGTGTGCATCTGTGCTCTACATCTTGATACaacgtggaccgttggatcTTGATGTTGGGGTCGTCCACTAAAATGATTTTTGCTCAGCAAGACTATGGAATGGTGATTGATAATGATATGCCTATTTTTCAAGGCAGAAATCATTACCTATTAGATTTACGTGTGAACGTTGGATTTTTGGTTGTAAGAACGCGTATGCAAAAGACAATAGTTAAAGCTCAACCAATAATTAGGTTGAATACAACTCTCCATTCAAATTCTATAGTGTTTCAAAGTGTCTGTACTTCATCTTCTAAATTGACCCATTTTTGTGTTATTTGGAAAAAAAGGTTGCTTTTTTTATAAGAATCCTTTTATCCGTGTAAGTGATGCGCATATTTGTCCGAATTAGAGAAAATATAGATGTAAAGCTCGAATTAGATTGAGATTGACAAGTTTAACCACAAAGTGTCACCACTTGAGTAAGTAATATTGATCTATGACAAAACCATATGGTGGATTTGTGCTATTTAACCTTTCCAATTAAAGATAAAGACAAACATATGAATCAAAACCAATAACTCCAATATAGTAACCTACAatgaaaactcaagaaaattgctcttttgaaatcaataaatcCAATCACACGATGTTAAATAAGTTACAACACATGACTGGCTAGCAATACACGATAGACTTAAAATACCGCTATCTTAGAATTCCGATTGCATAAAGATTCATCTCCTTGATGGGAAATTATAATTATTGTGTCGAAAGCCGCCACTCCGACACTACTTTTTTTGCGAGACTCAAAACGTACAcacaaaaaagaataatatttgGCTATTCAAATAATGAGTAGAAGTTCCTACTCAAAACTGTTCGTTGCCGATTCATAgaacttcgtgtttataatcaaaACTATGCATGTTATAAATCACTCAATAAAGATCGattctacaaaaaatcaattaaaactaagatcgtttagtcatcgaaCTATATAAAAACAGATAAATGAAATTGGTAAAaggtatttgctacaatagaatGATCAAACAactttagttttatatttattttatttttttacaaagatgatctttacaaaAAGATTCgcaatatgaacggttctgatcataagcacaaagctCTGTGATTCGAACACAAAGAGTTTTAAGTAGAAATTCCTACTCATCTTTTTAAGTAGTCAAAACATTTTTCCACAAAAAAATCATCTTTGataggaaagggaaagggaaaggcaAACTCCCAACACGCCACTTAATGGCTCCACTACATTTCCTATCGATTCTCTCTCTGCGACCACCACCTCCACTAGAGTTTTCATTAGTCTCACACTACTTTTTCACTTTCCCATCTCTGCCACTACCCATTTCACACCACCCTATGGTCTCATCAGGTGCAATACAGTAATTTCCGTGTGACTGGGTCtcctaacaaaataaaattcctGGGTTTCAAAAACAGGCATGGCAAGAAAGTCAATTGGGAATTTTGGGAATCACTTGGTAAATAATATAAGCATTTGAGAATTTAATATTACATGTGGCTGCAGAATGCAAGAAAAAGCAACTGCAAAGTTTTGAGACTGTTAACACAGGAAATGTAGGGTGCCACAATCTGTACTAATAACTATAGCATTTCATACAGCACAGGAAATGTAGGGCTGTTATGATTTAGATCGGTAGGGCCTATCGACGATAAAATTAGTGAATTAATACCTTCACGCATACCCCTATGCGACAAAAGATACTTACCGACAACGGGATTAAGTCTTATACGAGACAGTTTCATCATGCATTGTAACTGCAGGATTCGGAACCAATAGGTCGTTTCATCCCAACCATTGGTTTCGTGGACTCGCATCCCTCCATGTTGCAGTTCCATTCAATGCTCTGCTCTTGTCCAATGCATGTCTCGTTTTCGTCATCTGGGGAACAATGTTTTGTGTTAAGAGTGCCGAAGAAATATTTCATTGTCGAATAACCAAATAGAGCATGAAAAtttaactaatgaaaatgggCAAGGTCTTGAAAGGCAAATATGAATTCTTGCCTGAGACATTTCCAAGAGATAACTCAGTTAGGCGTCTAACACAGTCCTTCAATGTTTCAAGTTCAGTTTCTTTCTGTTGGAGTTTTGATTGGGCTGAATGCAGTTCAGATTCCAGCTCCACAATTTGGCCTTCCTGCTGTTCAATGAGCACATGGCATAGTTTCTGATCTAGTTGAGCTGGCAATACTCCGTGGAACTGCTCAGTATCCAAACCCTGTCCCTCTAGGTTATGAAACCCTTGAGCTGTAACTTCAGAGATAATGTCCTGAAATGGTATTTGAAGGGAAAAATCAGTTAGGCTGGCATAGCGTGAATGTCATCATCTAGGCATTTACAATAGCATATTCCATTTCATTCGTAGAccaacaaaacgaacaaaattACAATCCTTAACTAATCGTAATATGGAGAGTTTGAACGTGAAGTTCACCATTTAAGCATTAACAATAGCATTAGCCTTTTCACTTGTCGACCAACAAAAGGAGCAAAATAACAATCCTTATAATACAAAATGATCAAGTCATACACAGAGAGTATGATTGCCAAATTTTGCTACATCGAATTTGCTACTTAAAATCAAAGCAGTGATTAGTTTTGAAGATTGTGCAATCCAATAAGGATAAAGTTGTACTGTTCTTGGTAAATAACTCGGACAAAGTGTTGGTTCAGAATCTACTGTATTTAAATAAGGATGCAAAACCAGCATccaaacattttcaaaacacTACTAAATTGTATAACCTACACTTGATCATCAAATGTTAGCCGTAGATTTTAGCACCAGCAAAAGGCACACCACAGTAAGGTAAATCAACCTATTTGAAG from Pyrus communis chromosome 17, drPyrComm1.1, whole genome shotgun sequence includes the following:
- the LOC137723544 gene encoding uncharacterized protein, producing the protein MKLSAKPIPSPGRTDKFPPPLVRFLRTNVGSRSRGRLRSSPMFVRKKNATAAAVETQEPSSPKVTCMGQVRVPRSSKKGDSRTGGARRATGAPTRRRCKWISNSLFCRHFPGKIKAKSFRPVWPKWVPFFQLGLCRKGEIKEYPPKIGSKFEDPIEGCSDGEDFIEEQEDQEFERKAKAFIYSSSASTPPKNALLLTRCRSAPYRASSLASRFWGSPVRAEETEAQQKATSEGESISGQESRLESESEEKLEFFRELESEIRERMAKSASTEDKDWDFVGSGRPLTLTRCKSEPARTAAEKLDPELYFWKTRRLGIVDSCSPSIL